The window ACAATCGTAATCCCGTGGGTGCAGAATCAATTGAATTTTATCAGGGTGCTTTTCTTGGTACTCTCTCAAAATATCTTGCGTGCCATCTTTTGAGAAGTCATCACCTACGATTATTTCGTACCGGAAATCTACCGCTTGCGCAAGAACACTGTCCAAAGCCTGTCGAATAAATTTATTGTGGTTGTAGGTGATTATGGAAACACTGACTAAGGGTAGTTCCATAATTGGATTAGGTAAATTATTCACAATAGCCAAATTTTCTTGCATTAGACATTACCGGATTTTTTGATTCCGTTGAGGTATCCGTAGCGTCCTTCGAAGCCATTGCCTCATTGAATTTGGATGCTGGAATAACTCTAAAATCAAAAGACACCCGGGTTTTGTTAGTCATATTAGCTTTTGCACCATGGCTCAGGACAGCACCATGGAATTTCAAATATTCCCCAAGATCAAGATCAACACAGGCATAATCAGATTTTCCCTGGGTTTTTTCTATCCAGATAGAATTGGTACCGAAAGCATTTGTTTGTGGCACCCAGTAATTAATTTCGCTTTCATCGTGACCATAATCACTATCCTTGTGAAACCGAGCTACTCCTTCAATATCTCTAAACAAGATGCGATGAGAGGGTTTTCGTTGATAATAGATTGGTTCTTGAAATTGTGGTCGTATAACTTCGCTTATAAAACGTGTATACAGTTGATAAAACGCCTCGCCTTCTATCCCCTCTAGCGCTTCATATAGTTTAATAAAAATGGGTGCGCTTTCCATATTTTTATAGAAAGAATCCGTTTTGTTGAAATCTTCCTCATTAGATTTCAGCGTATCCAACTCACCCTTATCTATGAATTTAGCAATTAATTGGTGGAAAGGGAATTCCTTAGTGTCAAAGGACATAGTTTGCTTTTGCATGCTTATGTATTTAATTCTTCCAAATGGCGTAGCCTATTCCTGATGCACCAAAACCATTCCCGTTATAAAAGAGATAACGTTTGCCATTACAATCACAAATATTTGGATAGGTCTGCATCGTACTGTCCCAGCCAGCAGGGCTATAGGAAATACCCGCGGCTTTATCGTTGCGTTTCCAGTCGATAGCATTAAAAGATTCTGCATAGCCTATGCGGTAAGCATCCTTGCCATCTCTAAAATCTTGGCTACCTCTATATGCAAACCACATCTTATAAATGCCATTTTCTTTTAAAACAGTTGCACGGGCATTTGCTTCTTCCCTTTGTAATGGGTTTATACAAGTCTTATTTTCACGTATCCAGTCTATTCCATTACGAGAATGCGCGTATTTTATAACATAAAGGGGTTCCACGTTTTCTTTGACTGTCAAAAATCCGGTACTGCTCGCATACCACATGTGCCATACGTCGTCACTTTCGCGCATCACCCACGGTGATGCAGTAAAGAACGGCTCATCTCGATTACGATCTAATAGAGCTCCTTTAAACATTTTTTTAAAAGTTACACCCCCATCTTTGCTTACGGCAAGGCCTATCGCGTTGCGATATGCCACTGAAACACTAGGGTTCCATCCTACATAGTAAAGGTAAATCAGTTCTCCACAACGCACGACACAGCAAGGCATGTTGCCCCCATCGTCAAAGGTGCCTAGTTCTCCTAAGGACATTATAGGATTTTTATGAACATATAAAATTTTACTAGGGTCATCTGCACTCACATCAAAAAATGTAGGAATACTTTGGCCTTTATCATTTCTGGGAGCATAGTAGATACGTATGCGATTTTCGTCGAGCACGAATGCTGTAGGAACACAAGCATGACTTTTTACCCATGGAATATCGTGACCATCAACCTTGAATATATTTCCTTGTTTAATCCATTCCATTAACCTTTACTTTTATGTGATAGACTATCTAGATCCATACTTTCTTTGTGATATTTGAAAGGCTTTGGACCCAAGTATATCGCAAAAGCCTCCGTATCCTTAATTATATTTGCTCCCATTCCCACTAAAGTAGCTTCAGCAATAACGGTCTCATCTCGTATAGTAGAATTCACTCCAAAAAAACAATGATCAGCTATAACACAAGCTCCACTTATAACGACATGACTTGTGATAAACACGTGATTTCCTATAACAGTATGATGTCCTATGTGATTACCGCTCCAAAGAATACAATTATCCCCAATTGTAGTAAAAGGTTGAATAGTGTTGTCCTCAAAAACGAAACAATTTTCTCCTATTTTTAAATCTGGCCAGGTAGTCGCCTTAGAGCTTACATAGCTGACACAGGTATATCCTTTTTCTTTAGCTTCTTCAAATTTTCTCCTCCGTAAATGATTCATTTCCTTAAAGCTAATAGGTAAGAACATGAAAAAGTCTGAAGGGGGATATTTTTCAGCAATATCTTCAAAAGCTATTAATGGAAGTTCCTCAAACGTATCATTTTTCAAGTATTTTCTATCAACTGTGAAGGCTACTACTTCATGCGGACTATCGTGCTTAAAATAGAAATGGGCTAGGCTTGCTAGCTGGCTTTCGCCAAAAATTATAATTTTCTTAGCTTTCATTCTTTAATTTTTCAATGATCAAATAGGAGTCTAAGTGCATTAGGATTTTTTCAGGAGTCATCCACATCAATGCATCTATAACGGACAAATGTTTTTCAAAAGAACTTGTGCCCTGATCGTATTCTTGAAGTTTAGGCTTTATAAACAATAACTCTACTCCCTTCTCTCTGAATTTTTCATCATCATACAAGTCCATTCCATTAAATGGATTAATGTAGGTGGATGCATTCAGTAAGGAACATATGTCCAATATTTTATCTTCACCATTTCCTGAACGGTTATAGTTCAAACTAGATGAATCTATAAAATTTCGTTCTAGATTCAAATAGTTACAAATGGATAAGATCGAATTTTTAGCCAATGAAGCTATATCTGTGAATTCCCTATTTAAAAGATTTTCTACCATAACATAGACGGGCTCAAATTGAGAAGCTTTCTTATAATTAAGCTCAAGAGATTTCAGAAACTTCGCTTTCCAAATACCGTACATATCTTTATGCACAAATGTCTCTGTGATCAAATCCTCTCGAGATCCTTTTTCTAAAGGAATGGTAAAACTATGTGCCCTTTCATTGATCAAAATGCTATTACGGTTTATAAAACCACGTCGAATGAACTGTACGTCATCAAAAAAAATAAACGTATCGACGGACTTAATAAGCTGGAAATATCCTAAATAAGGATAAGTGTAGGGCTGCATTATCGCTATGCGTGACACAATACGTATTTTTTTACCACAGATATCACGGTATCTACACTTTCTAACTCTAGATCATGATATAATGGCAGGCAAAGCATTCTTTTAGAAACAGACTCAGCTCTAGGGCAAGAATTTGGATTCAAATAAGGTAATGTGTTTAAAGCTGGATAAAAATACCGTCTGGGATATATGTTTTGTTGATTCAATTCCTCTACTACCTTTAAGAGTTCATCTTCTGAAGAGAACAATACTGGGGCATAGGCATAATTGTATTTGAAATCTCGATAGCTAGAAGGGTCTAGCATGAACAAATCAGTATGTGAAAAAGCTTTTAAATAACGGTCAAAAATATTCTTTCTGCCGAGAACTACATTGTGAAAACCCTCTAAATTCAGTAAGCCAACTCCCGCGTGTAATTCTGAGTTTTTACCATTGGTACCTACTTGTGAGTAGTCATCAAACTTATGTCCATGGGTGGTGGATAATTTAATCTTCTCTGCGAGATCTTTATGATGAGAAACAACACCGCCACCTTCTATAGTATGAAAGACTTTAGTAGCGTGAAAACTCAAAGTTGCCAGATCACCATAACCAGCCAGTGCTTTACCACGGTATTCACAGCCAAAAGTGTGGGAAGCGTCATAAATTAATTTCAACCCCTTCAGATCAGCATATGACGCGAGAGCATCTACATCACATGGGTACCCATAAACATGAACTGCTAATATTCCCGTGGTGTCGGGAGCTATCATATTATCTAACTTTTTAGGATCAATTGAAAACCCACTCTCTTCAATATCCACAAAAATGGGAGTGCACTTTTGCCACAGTATACTATTTGCAGTAGCTACATAAGTGAATGGTGTTGTTAGTATACTTCCCGTAAGGTTTAAACTATCTATGGCAATTTGTAAGGCAATGGTCCCGTTAGACATCCAGGCTAGGTGAGATTCGCCCAGATATTGAGCTAATCGTTGCTCTAATTCTATTGCTAGCGGGCCATTATTGGTTACGTAATTACGATTCCAAACTTTACGAAGCAATTCTGTATACTTCTGTAAATCGGGTAAATAAGTTTTGGTAACGTGAACTTTTGGAATCAATAGATGTAATATTGTACTGGCCACAGAATTAATGAAGCCAGAATTTACACACAAATATCAATAATTACTGGACGTTTTATAGCTTTCTGCAAAAAAATTAACGATAATTAAGTAGTTTCATAATTAACTTCAATTCATTGTTTGCACTCAACTGCTCTCTGCCTAATCAGTAAAAGTCAATATATTTATGGTATGGGAACAGATGTTATTTCCTTTCAAAAATTCTTTTGGGAAGTATCTTTGATAAACTAATAAATTTTCAAACTTCATCATACGACATGGTAATCGTCAACCATCATCTATAACTAAATTTATATTATCCGTTTTCTTTACCTTTTCAATTGTATACCTATAACTAGGTTCATTTGAACGACAGTTGCACAACTATCTTTAGTTTTAAGGCCTAATAAATTGAATTTTAAAATGACTTAAATCTTTGCCAAGAGTGATTTGGGAAGTTACGTAATACGGATAGTTAGGTTCTATTGATTACATCTTTTATATAGATGCAAGAAAACCTGTACTAATTGGTGATGTCTAAAGGGTTGGTTTATCTATTTCCTAACTTAATACCCTCAGATTAGCTTAAAGCTTTTAAGGTGCTGGAGACTTTGTCGAGATATCGCTTTCGCGAAAGCGAAATAGGTCAAGTATTATTTTAGGTTACAGTAGGGGAGTAAGCAATTGGTTTGGGTTAACGACCGACATGTCCGTCATCATAAAATTTTCAAAGTATGGCTTTTAGCTTTCCAAGTTCTAGAATTGGTACTGAACTATACGGCTAAACGCACCTCTGTTTTTAATAATAATCTGCTGATGCGTAATATGAATTCGTTAGGGTTAAATGGTTTTGCTACAAAATCATCAGCTCCTAATTGAAATGCTTTAGTGACGGTTCTTTCTTCTTCTCCTAATCCAGACAATACAATTACAGGAACTTGTGGAAGATGATCCTTGCTATAAGTAATTACTTCAAGGCCTGATTTGAGTGGTAGAACTACATCTGTAACGACTAGATCTGGTTGTATTTCATCAATAAGGCGCATGGCTTCTAAGCCATTAACAGCATTTGAAACTTCATAACCTTCTTTTTTCAGAATAAAGTTTAAGATCTTTAAAGTGAGCAAATTATCTTCGATAACAAGTATTTTTGTAGGGGCAGTCATGAGCAGAGTATTAACATTAGTTCAATTGTAAAGAACGGACTTACGAACTTTTACAATATGACACTAAAAATACTTAAATAATCTGTGAAGTGTATGATATCTGATTAAAAACGCCTTTTAAAAGTGTGTTTGTTCGATAAACGGTAAATTTTTAAGAAAAGTATGCCGTATAGGTTATATATTTTACAATCTATAGTACAACATAAAAAAGCCGTTCAATTCAGTTTGCCAATCTCCTTCCCGGTATTCTTGACGATTATTTACTACTTGGATTCCTGCGTTAAGATTTGTTCCAAGCTGGTGGTAATACCCCAATCCTACTCGATAAGAATCGAGTTGAACCCGTTGATCTAAATCACCAGAAAGAACGCTCTCGTCTGGTGTAGTTCCATAACCAATTATCCCATTGATGTAATCAAAACGAGTTTTGTAATAATATCTTGTGGTCAATGTTAGTGCTGGGTATATAGATTCTTCTTGCTGCTGTAAGAAGGATGTCAAATGGAACCAATAGGGGCCTGCATATTTGCCTACTCCTATAATTGCTGCTGGTATATTAGTTTGAGCCACATAGGTATACCTTATGCCTAAGTCTACCTGCCAACCTTTATTCAAATTTTGAAAATATGTGGCCCCCAGACGCCATTTAGGAAAAACGAGATCATCTGAGTATCCTACCGATACATTTGCATAACTACGTTCACTCGTGAAGAAGTAAGATTCACCTTCCAGTTGAATTCCATCCAGTAGTACAGCTCCATTAGATCTTCTCTGGGTATAATTTACCCTTCCTAACAGAGAACCCCACTTGCGTTCTCTTATATATTGCACTGTTCCTAAGTGCCATGGACCTATGCCGTCTCGATCAAAAGATGTAAGGCTGTATTGAATACCTAATCTATCGCTGTTGAATCTGGAATCTAGCCAAAATATGCGTTGTCTGAGATCAGGGTCTTGTGGATATAATGCGGTAAGTTCATTTAAATATTCCCGTTCCTTTTCTGTTTTATTTTCTAATTGTAGAAGTGACAGTTTTTTAAGCCTAAAACTTTTGTTTTCTGGGTGTGCATCAATCGCTTTTGTGATGACCTGTGAAGCGGCTTCATAATTCTTTGTCTCTAGTTCTAAGTTGATGAGGTATGAGAATGCTTCTTGATAGGCGTTGTTTTTCTCTATCACTCGCTTAAAGTAAGTTCTTGCACTGTCTGGTTGCTTGGTGAGTTGGTAGGTTCTGCCTATCACTACTTGAAAATCCAGATAATCAGGGCTAACTTTCATTCCCAACCGGGCTTGCTGAAGCGCAGTATCGTATTCTTTTTTATTTAAAGATTCGTATGCTTTGGTGAGTAAGCTGTCTGTGTTGATTTTCTGAGCATGCGCCATGTGAATTCCAAAAGCTCCTATGACAAATAGAATTAAAAACTTTTGTTGGTAGAGTTTGAGGGAATAATTCACATTCATAAATTTAATTTTACACTTGAGATTTGGAGTAACCTTTTCTCACCATTACTCCCCATTTTGATTCTTTTTTGGTAAAAAACTGCCAATACCCTTTTAATGCAGAGTAAACAATTATGGGGTGATAAAAAAATGGTTCGATGAGCGACATTACTATCAGTGTCAACACTTCTTTAATGTTGGCATAACTTTTATAGAGCAACTCATCTAGTAATATGGATATAATAGTAATGTTTATGTAGAAAAGATAAACAAAGAGAAGAGGCCATATTAAAAAATTTAAACTGATGGTTTCAAAATAAAAATATGATATGGAAAGGGTTAATAAAATAAGCAGTGTACCAAAGGCTTCTATGATAGGTCCTAAAAATTCAAAAAGAAAAAAATAAGGTAGAGAGAACCAGGCAGTACTCCCGTACTTAGGGTTAAAGAACATTTTTTTGTGAAGCATTAATGTTTGAATTAGGCCTCTTGCCCATCGCACTCTTTGCCGAATCAGAATATTTAAGTTAGGAGGTACTTCAGTCCAACATAAAGACTCTGGAATGTATTTTATTTTGAACTTCACATTTCTATCATACATTTCCTTTCTCATTCTTATGATCAGGTCCATGTCCTCGCCTAACGAGTTGTGGGTGTACCCCCCAGAGCTAATAGCAACTTCCTTATCAAACATTCCTAACCCGCCTGATACTAGAATTAAACTGTTTATTTGGCTCCAGGCCATTCTCCCAAAAACAAATGCACGTACATATTCCAGTTCTTGAAACATAGGATACCAACTCGTTGGAAAGTGCACTTTTTCTAAAAACCCCTCATTTACCTCACAAGAGTTAGAACTTCTAATGGCTGCTCCTGTTGCTATTACCTTAACTTCACTTTCAATAAAGGGTTTTACAAGTTTGAGAATCGTATCAGGTTTTAAAATACAATCCACGTCAGTGCATAAAAACAGAGGATATTGCGAGGAATTGATACCTGCGTTAGAGGCATCTGCTTTTGATTTTCTATTCTCTTTGTCAACTACTAAAAGTTTTGAATAAACTGGATTTTTAGATTTGTAATGTCCTTTGACTGGTGCGGTATGTATTCTTTCTTGATAAAAAAAAGGCACCTTTATAAGTTCGAACTCTTGAATTAATTTTTCTAATGTACTGTCTGAACTACCATCATTAACAATCACCACCTCGTATTTAGGATAAGAGAGGGATAACAGACATTTGACATTGTAAACAATTGTTTCCCCTTCATTAAAAGCAGGTGCTACTATGGATACTCCGATAGCATTGTTTGATTTAAGTAAAACATCTTCATTGATATAATGCTTCATCAAGACATACCTCCTGATGGCATAATAGGATAACAGGGCAAACACTAAATAAGATATAATATAGAATGCAGAGTAACTGACTATTAACCATTCATACACCTTTTGCAAGTATAAAAGTAAGTCGTATAGATGTCTCATATAATAGCAGAGTTCAAATGGAGCTTCATCTTATCTATTTCTAAATCAGACTTAAAGGATTGCTCATAGCTACTTTGATCAACTGATTTTAGGCACTTCAAAAGTTCCATCTTAATATCTTTATCGATTGCTTTCATAAGAAGACAAGATTTGACAAATAAAACAGTAGACTCACTACCTATGACAGCAAGCGACTGCAATATTCTAATCTTTAATTCTTTATCTTCTTTATGAAACTGCCCGTGCAATATTTGTTCAGATTCAATTAAAAATAACTCCTTGACAGCTAGTACAACATCTTCTCTAATTCTAGGATTGGGATGATCTATTAAGGAAAGGATTTTGTCTTGAGCGCCAGTGTAATTATGAAACATCATGACTTTCAAACCTAGCATTACAATAGATTCATTTTTTGCATCTAGCCAAAGGTCGATATTTCCAGGCAGCGGCTCCTTTTTCATAAAAAAAACATCAATCACTTTATATTCATTGACATTAGAAATAGGATAGGGGTAAGATAATAGAAAATCAAACGATTCCTTTGTCAAATACAGATTAGCGATAAAAGCATTGGATCTTAAAATAGGCTGTTTTGAATGAACATACGGTTCAATATACTTTTGGCCATCTTGATAATTTAGCATTTGGAAATGATATATTCCAGTGCATTTAGTTCTCCAAAACCAACTTTTAATAAGCTTCAGGCTATATAGGTGAAGATCAAATGCTACATAGATATCTGTCACTTGATGAACCAAATCACCCTTCAGATTTTGGCTCAAATTGATGATAGAAGACAGCACTATTTTTCGGAACCACTTTTTATGATAAGGGAATTTAGCTTTGAATTTCAAGACCTCTTTATCTAATTCTGCTCCTTGGTAACCCATAAAGGTAACCTCTGTCAAGAAATCTGAAATTTCTGGTAGAAAAATTTGTTTTTTACGAGAGATGTAGACGTACCTAAGTCTGTAATAGACAAGCGCTAGAGTGATAAGCGCCAGTAATACTAGAAGCATAGGTATGGTGTAAATCCTTAGTAATCCCTCAAGAAAACTTTTCGTCATGGCATGAAAATAACTTATTTTGAGTTGTAATTAATCAAACCTGATAGGAGTCTTTTAAATTATCAGATTTTTCTTAAAATTCATACGTAAAAAGGGCTGCAACGTATTTTTTTCACATAAATAAGCAAGTCTTGTCATATTTAGGTTGATTGTAAATCGATCTTTTTTCCAATTCAAAGTTCATAGTTTCTATTTAGCGAAATTATAGATTTGTGACTCTTAAACTTGTTTTTTAGATGAAGTCAGAAATCAGATCTACACTTTTAATAAATTAGGATCAAAAAAAAACTTTTAGAGTCAGAAATTGTAATGTGTTCGCTTTCGCGAAAGCGAAATTCATGTTCGACAAGATCAACTTTAATCGGTTTAACTGTTTTGTTAAAAATACGACAAATTACAAAACTGAAAAAAAACCCTTGTTTTGATTAACACATGTTAATTTATCATTTTCACCCCTCTCTTTTAATCGGTTAATTAACTATGCAAACGAAAGTATTTGTGCGCGTAATTCTAAAAGTTATTTTTGTACAGTATTGGCGATAAGCCAAACCGCAATGTTACTAAAGTTAGGGGGTTAGTTTCAGCTGCATATTTTTACTGCTAGTAGGTGTACTCTCTTTTTAGTGCTATTGAATCATTTAATCAATTAGTCAATGAGCAACTCTACTATTGTAAAAAAATCTTCTTTACAGTTTTTACTCGTATTTATTTTTGGGCTTACATCTTTGTCGATGATTGGTCAATCGCGCTCTTGTTTACGCGAGAACTGTTTTGATGTGGTGTCTTTTGATGCAGAGCCTGTAATTGATAATGGGGGTGCGCCATTAGCGGTTGGAACACGATATCGTTTTGCTAATGCGGCTGGAGCTATTAATTCAAATCCTGCCATCGATGTATTGGTAACGATCGTGGAGCTTAATAATACCTCTCTACTCGATATTGATGTTTCTGCAGATGGTTTGCCTCGTGCATTCCAGCCTAGAATTTCAGCCACCACAACAGGAGAGATTAGCGCTTTGTTCCGCATCCAGTTGGTAAATGCGGGAACCAATACCTTAAGTAATAGTGTTTGTTTCTATGCGAGCCCTTTTGATATTGATGGTGGGCCAAACATTCAGGAGTTTG of the Nonlabens marinus S1-08 genome contains:
- a CDS encoding glycosyltransferase family 2 protein, coding for MKHYINEDVLLKSNNAIGVSIVAPAFNEGETIVYNVKCLLSLSYPKYEVVIVNDGSSDSTLEKLIQEFELIKVPFFYQERIHTAPVKGHYKSKNPVYSKLLVVDKENRKSKADASNAGINSSQYPLFLCTDVDCILKPDTILKLVKPFIESEVKVIATGAAIRSSNSCEVNEGFLEKVHFPTSWYPMFQELEYVRAFVFGRMAWSQINSLILVSGGLGMFDKEVAISSGGYTHNSLGEDMDLIIRMRKEMYDRNVKFKIKYIPESLCWTEVPPNLNILIRQRVRWARGLIQTLMLHKKMFFNPKYGSTAWFSLPYFFLFEFLGPIIEAFGTLLILLTLSISYFYFETISLNFLIWPLLFVYLFYINITIISILLDELLYKSYANIKEVLTLIVMSLIEPFFYHPIIVYSALKGYWQFFTKKESKWGVMVRKGYSKSQV
- a CDS encoding DegT/DnrJ/EryC1/StrS family aminotransferase, which produces MIPKVHVTKTYLPDLQKYTELLRKVWNRNYVTNNGPLAIELEQRLAQYLGESHLAWMSNGTIALQIAIDSLNLTGSILTTPFTYVATANSILWQKCTPIFVDIEESGFSIDPKKLDNMIAPDTTGILAVHVYGYPCDVDALASYADLKGLKLIYDASHTFGCEYRGKALAGYGDLATLSFHATKVFHTIEGGGVVSHHKDLAEKIKLSTTHGHKFDDYSQVGTNGKNSELHAGVGLLNLEGFHNVVLGRKNIFDRYLKAFSHTDLFMLDPSSYRDFKYNYAYAPVLFSSEDELLKVVEELNQQNIYPRRYFYPALNTLPYLNPNSCPRAESVSKRMLCLPLYHDLELESVDTVISVVKKYVLCHA
- a CDS encoding response regulator transcription factor, coding for MTAPTKILVIEDNLLTLKILNFILKKEGYEVSNAVNGLEAMRLIDEIQPDLVVTDVVLPLKSGLEVITYSKDHLPQVPVIVLSGLGEEERTVTKAFQLGADDFVAKPFNPNEFILRISRLLLKTEVRLAV
- a CDS encoding acetyltransferase, whose translation is MKAKKIIIFGESQLASLAHFYFKHDSPHEVVAFTVDRKYLKNDTFEELPLIAFEDIAEKYPPSDFFMFLPISFKEMNHLRRRKFEEAKEKGYTCVSYVSSKATTWPDLKIGENCFVFEDNTIQPFTTIGDNCILWSGNHIGHHTVIGNHVFITSHVVISGACVIADHCFFGVNSTIRDETVIAEATLVGMGANIIKDTEAFAIYLGPKPFKYHKESMDLDSLSHKSKG
- a CDS encoding WbqC family protein; amino-acid sequence: MSRIAIMQPYTYPYLGYFQLIKSVDTFIFFDDVQFIRRGFINRNSILINERAHSFTIPLEKGSREDLITETFVHKDMYGIWKAKFLKSLELNYKKASQFEPVYVMVENLLNREFTDIASLAKNSILSICNYLNLERNFIDSSSLNYNRSGNGEDKILDICSLLNASTYINPFNGMDLYDDEKFREKGVELLFIKPKLQEYDQGTSSFEKHLSVIDALMWMTPEKILMHLDSYLIIEKLKNES
- a CDS encoding YaiO family outer membrane beta-barrel protein; its protein translation is MNVNYSLKLYQQKFLILFVIGAFGIHMAHAQKINTDSLLTKAYESLNKKEYDTALQQARLGMKVSPDYLDFQVVIGRTYQLTKQPDSARTYFKRVIEKNNAYQEAFSYLINLELETKNYEAASQVITKAIDAHPENKSFRLKKLSLLQLENKTEKEREYLNELTALYPQDPDLRQRIFWLDSRFNSDRLGIQYSLTSFDRDGIGPWHLGTVQYIRERKWGSLLGRVNYTQRRSNGAVLLDGIQLEGESYFFTSERSYANVSVGYSDDLVFPKWRLGATYFQNLNKGWQVDLGIRYTYVAQTNIPAAIIGVGKYAGPYWFHLTSFLQQQEESIYPALTLTTRYYYKTRFDYINGIIGYGTTPDESVLSGDLDQRVQLDSYRVGLGYYHQLGTNLNAGIQVVNNRQEYREGDWQTELNGFFMLYYRL
- a CDS encoding glycoside hydrolase family protein, with the protein product MEWIKQGNIFKVDGHDIPWVKSHACVPTAFVLDENRIRIYYAPRNDKGQSIPTFFDVSADDPSKILYVHKNPIMSLGELGTFDDGGNMPCCVVRCGELIYLYYVGWNPSVSVAYRNAIGLAVSKDGGVTFKKMFKGALLDRNRDEPFFTASPWVMRESDDVWHMWYASSTGFLTVKENVEPLYVIKYAHSRNGIDWIRENKTCINPLQREEANARATVLKENGIYKMWFAYRGSQDFRDGKDAYRIGYAESFNAIDWKRNDKAAGISYSPAGWDSTMQTYPNICDCNGKRYLFYNGNGFGASGIGYAIWKN